GTTTATCCCGTTGGATATAATTACGGGTAAACAGGGTTTCGATAATGGCGGCTCTTGTTGCAGGCGTACCGATACCCATATTTTTGAGGGCTTTGCGCTCTTCCTCGTTCTCGATTTCTTTACCTGCGGTTTCCATAGCTGACAAAAGCCCGGCTTCGGTGTAAAGCACTGGCGGTTTGGTCTGCTTTTCCAAAACGGCGGCTTCCTTTATGGCAAGTTCGTCACCTTTATGCAGTTCAGGTAATTCCTGCACTGGCTCTTCGCCATCGTCTGTAAAACTCCCTTTTATGGAACGCCAACCTGCTTCCTGAATTTTACAGCCTTTTGCCGTAAAGTCGTAATGCAATACCTGTAATGATACATCGGTTATTTCTTTAACACAGGATTGCGATATGGCTTCGAGCAATCGAAGTGCAATCATATTGTAAATCTTGTTTTCGTCTGCATTGAGTACCGACGGAACTTTGTCCGTAATCAACAAACCGTGATGGTCTGTTACACGGAGGTCATTCACGATACGTTTGTTGAACCGTCCCCATTTGATTTTGGTTAGAGCTTGCTTGCAATCTTCCCGGTTCTGCAAAGCCCGCACAAGGTTTGGAATTTCTGCCCACATATCTTCAGGTATGTATTTGCTTCCGGTACGTGGGTACGTGATAAACTTCTTTTCGTACAGACTTTGTGCAATATTGAGCGTTGCTTCAGCAGATAATTTCAGCCTTTTATTGGCTTCCTTTTGTAAGCCAGTCAGGTCAAAAAGCAAGGGTGGTTGTTCTGTAACACTTTTGGTTTCTACCGAAGTAACGGTTGCCGTTGCGCCACGCTGAATAGCTTTAAAGGTATCATCGGCAAGCTGCTTTTCTTCCCATTTGGTAGCGGAAATACTTTTGAAATCAACCTGCGCTTTATGGTGGGTTAATTGTATCTGCCAGTATTTCTTTACCGTGAAATTCTTATTGTCGAGGTAGCGTTTACATATCAAAGCCAGTGTGGGCGTTTGCACTCTTCCGAGCGAATAGATACCGTTATTTGCGGCAATGCTCAATGCCTGCGTAGCATTAATGCCCACAAGCCAGTCGGCACGGCTTCTGCCTTGTGCTGCCTGGTACAGTCCGTCAAATGCTGCCCCGTCTTTTAGGTTGTTGAAGCCTTGCTTTATTGCCTTTTCGGTAAGCGAACTTATCCAAAGGCGTTCAAAAGGCTTATTGCATTTCAGATATTCATAAATGTACCTGAAAATCAGTTCGCCCTCACGACCTGCATCGGTAGCAACGATGATGCTGTTGCTCTTCGTAAAAAGCTGCTCAATGACTTTCAGTTGCTTTAATGCGCCAGTATCGGCAGTATAGCCTTTATCTTTTTTGACCTTGCGGACGGTCAATAAAAACGGGTTAGGCAATATCGGCAGGGATGCTTTATCAAATCCCGAAATGCCGTAGTCTTCGGGCATTCCCAGTCCTATTAAATGACCGAATGCCCACGTAACAAAATAGCCGTTACCTGTCAGGTAGCCGTCCTTTTTATCAGATGCTCCCAACAAGCCGGCTATCTCCCTTGCTACACTTGGTTTTTCTGCAATAATTGTTTTCATACTGTATTACATTTTTCTGCCTTTGGATTTTGCAGGCTTGTTGTCCTGTTGTTCCTGCTGCTTTTCGTTTTTCGGTCTTTGCTGCCCGGACTTCAAAGGCTCTTGGACGTTCTTAGTCGCTTCGTTGGTTTTGCCCTCCGAATTGACAGCAGTTTGCGTTTTATGGGTTTCGGCAGGTTCTACCCGTGCTTTATACTGACCGGGGAACTCAAAATTGGTCTTTCCAGTGTCTTTGTCAAAAGTGATATAACCCTTATACGGTTGGTCTTTTTTGTCTTTCAGTTCAACGTATATGGTTTGTCCGGCTTTGAACTTGTTGTACTGCTCATCATCCAGTTCTTTGCCCCTGAAAGTTCTTGGGGCTTCCTGCGGTTGGCTTTGCTGATTGCTTTGCCCAGTGTTCTGTTTGTTCGTTTGCGCTTGCTGATTGTTGTTGCTTCTGTCAAACAGGAACTCAACATATCGTTTATCGGCATTGAATTGTACCGTTGCCGAAAACTCCGTTCCTTTCGTGGAAATCATACCCTCTAAATAGAGTGGTTTGCCCTCCATCAGCGTTTGCTTTTGCTCCTCATTCAGTTTTACGCCCTTAATTTCATCGGGAATTTTGATAAACTCCGTGCGCAGTGCAACTACATCATTGGTCAGCCTGTCAATACTGATAATGGACGGCATCAGGTCGCCTGTTTTAGAATTTACGAGATTGACCACACGTCCCATATTACCCGTTTCGAGCAGGTTTTTCTTGTCTTCGTCCGTAAACTTGTGTCCGAAAAACTCAAAATGCAGGTTAGGTTCTCTTTTGATACCGTGGATTGCTACGATAACATTGCCGTCTTCGGCTTGCTGTAGAGACAGGCGAGCATCCGTGCGGAGGATAGAACCACCGAGGTTAATACCTATCGGTAAAAGTTCATTGGTTTTATAACCTCGTAACAAAGGGTCGAGCAGGTTTCTTTTTTCAAGAAACTCTTTGCTTAATCCGAGGTTTTTCATTGTGTCCCAATCAATCTGCTCCGGTTTGTAGCGGTATTCGCTTGCTTCCGTTGTTGTTTGTGCTTTTGCCATATTATTTTGATTTTCTTGTTTTTTATCCGGTTGGGGTTCTGCTTTCACTTCGTGTTCTTTCAGCACTTTTTCACCTTGTGGGGTGGGCTTATCTACGTGCTTTTGCAGTTCCTCTGCTTTTTCAGCAGCAACCGGGGCAGGCACTTTGAAGAAAGTAAAGTTTGTAGGGTTCTTTAACTGACTGAAAAAATTGGAAAAGAAGTTGGAAAAGAAATCGCCGCTTTTGTCCACACGCATAAACTGGTTTTGGTTCTTCTTGGTGGGGTCAACGGTTTCCATTTTCCCGTTTTCGTCTATACTCTTTACCGCCTGGATTTTCATTTTCTCTTTATCCAGTACGAGTAATATGTCAGAAAGCTGTTCGGGCATTTCCTTTTTATTTGTTGTTTCTTCGCTCATAGTCTGAAAATTTTAAAATTTTACGGTCGAATGTAAAGGAAGCCTTCACTGATTTGCGTTATGTGGCATTCAAAGGCAGCGTTTGTCATTTATTGGCATCCAGTTTGGGCAAGGGAGGGTTAAAACTTTCCCTGATGAACTGATGCACATCAGACAGTTTGTAATACAGTTTTCCGCTAATGGTATAATAAGGGAGCTTGCCTATGGAGCGATACCGTTGCAGGGAACGGTTACTGATTTTCAGCATTTGCAATAAATCCTGATTGTCCAGTAATTCTTCGCCGTCTATGCTGTTGCGCTTCTTTTGTAAATCGTCTATGTGATTGCCAAGAATGTCCAGCCTATCCATTATGCGTTCCATCCACGCCACAAATTCCATTTTGTCGATATTCATACGGGTACGCTTTTAATTATTACCTGATTTCAGCTTTCTGCCTTTTTCGATATAGCTTTTGCCTTTCGCCATAAGCTGCTCTACATATTCATCGGTGGTCTGCACAGCGTTAGCGTTGAGCATTTCCTTGATAGCACCAATCGTATAGTAATACTGCCCGTACATTTTTGAAAAGGCTATCTGCCCATTGGTGCGCATACGCCACAATGTTTTTTCGCTGATGTGGAGATACTGGCAGACTTCGTGATTGTTGAGCCACAAACTATCGTAGCTTGTATCTTCCAGTTTGAGGATATATTCGCTAATGGCTTTCAACCGCTCATTGAGGTGCTTCCACACTTCTTCGTCAACTGTTATAATATTCATTGCACTGCTGTTTAATGTTCACAGGGCAAAATTCAGAAGTGTGGCAGTGTTTGTCTGCCAATGCTTACCCATTGGTTTGGCACTTTTTTGATTTTTTTTTGCAATGAGGAAAATCCTTGTTTAATAAGGGTTTTAGCGTGTTTCGGTTATTTTGTAGTAGCCTTTTGCCCATATATGCCAATTGGCATATATGGGCAAAGAAAAAGCAGTACATTTTGTGTACTGCTTTCAAACACCCGTGCTGATGTTGCTAAAGGTCTTTATCCATATACTCTTCGAGGGAAATTTTGAGCTGGTCTAAAAACACCGTTCGGGAGCCTGCCCTTGTTTTCATTCGGTGGAAAGAATGATGTATATCGTTCAAGGGCGTTCGGAAGAGGATTTGGAAAATCAATGCTAATTTCCTGATGCCTATTTTCCCGTATGCAATAGATTTGGAAACATACAGGGCGTAAATCAATTCTATCAGTGCATTTTGCGAGTTCGTCCACGAAATGTCTTTGTTTCCATCACCGTTTATTGAAATGGTATCGGGATTTTTTTCAGGGTTTATTTTGGTAAGCAAGAAAGTATAAAGTAATTCATTGGCTATAATATGGGCAACTTTGTTATCGTAATAAGTAGAAAAGCTAAGGTCAATTTCAAATACACTACTTTTTAGACCATCGTGGTAATTGATTTTTCCGAGCCTGAAATAACTGTGGTCACGGTCAGTTCTGCCTGCACGATAGTACCTGTAAAAATCCTCATTGGATATGCTTTCCTTGTATTCGGATTTCAGAATTTTCAGTTGGTTTTCAAAATAACTTTGGTGTATTCTCCCTGCACTTACGGGGCAGGTAGTTTCAATGCGGAATACCTTATTGTAATAAATAAGTTTTCCTAAAATCTGCGGTTTGATATTCTTGAAAAAATTGATTTCCTGCCGTTCGTCCTTAAATCCGGTCTGCAAGACCTTCATCTTTATAGTAAACAGCATTTCCTTTAAGAATAAGGTCATTTGGTAAGCCTCATCCGCAGTTTGCATCATTTGAGAAGATAGCATATCTTCCTGACGCTGAATTTCCGATAATATTTTGTTCAACACGATTTCCATAGCTTAGTCTGTTAAAAGTTATCACTACTTGTTTCGGAACCACATTTTAATTGATATACCAAAACTTGGAAATAATATGTAAACCATTATCACATTGTGTCCCCATATTGGGAAAGATTTATTTCCAATTACGCTTTTTGATGTATATTGGAAAAGCAGAAAAAGGGTTAAGTACACTACGACTTAACCCTTTTTTTATTAAATTTGCAATAATGATTTACAAGGTAATCAGATGAAAGCGAGTGCAGTAAGCACCATTACTAAATCGTTACCGATAGCACTTTCGGTTCTTGTAAACTACTCTTTATTAGCCACTTTGGGCTATATTAATCTTTTTCACAAAAAAGTAATTCTAGAAAAACGAGCAGAAACATGCTTAATTTTAACCGATTAAAAGGCGATGATGACAAGTCCGTGTCTCCCATAGGTTTAATATCCAAATAGACCACTGAATAAAAAAAGGCAGTAGATATAGCCAACAAGTAATAGGTTAACACCTATTTGCGGATATTTCTTTTGGGTAAATAACCATAGTATCTCAATAAAGGCATAAATGGACAACGGTGCTGCAAGACTGACGGTCATAAAATAGAGTAAATATCCAGCCCCCAAAGCATCATTTTGTTGTTTAAGAATCAAATATGGGACAAGAAGTAGCAGAAAGGCGATACAGACTACAGAAAATCGAATAAAAAAATGTCGTTTTAGTTTTCGATCCCCTTTAAGAGGTTTATACATAAACAGTGTTGAGCCCGAATATAGAGTGATAACAACAAATAACCGATATAGTGATGCGCGCTCTCCAAACCATTCCAATCTTGATTAGCGTAGGCAAGACCAACAATTAGAAATAAAACAATAAATAAAACTACTTTAATATAATTCATCTCACATCTGTCCTAAATAAATTTTAGGATTCGATTTCTGTGGTACAAGCATAGCTTTTTTCATCATTTCGATATTGACCCCTATTTTTCAATCTGCGAAGATCTTTAGCTGTCCCTTTTTTCCTTTTATAGGCGGCCTGAGAAAGGGATCATCTATCCATTGCCAGATGTTTATTTTCACGAAGATATTCATTCTGATGAATGCGACCAGATTGGACAGGTTCCAGTCATATTTGGCCTTTTTTTGTAAGTATTTTAACAGTAATATGCCAATGAGTGAAGTCCAGATCTGGATCATCACTGCATTTTCAGAAGTCCCTATGAATGTCGATACTTTTAAGCGCTGCTTTAGATGCTTGAAGAAGACTTCGATATGCCAGCGTTGTTTATAGATGTTTGCCACCAAAGAAGCCTTCCACTTCGTATTATTGGTCAAAAAGTGGTACTCATTGCCAGTGGTGCTGTCCCAAAAGTGGATCAGGCGTAACGGTGTGGAATTGTATTTATTGCGGGCAGCGCCGGAAAGCTCAATGAGCTCATCCTTAAGGATGCCCTTTTCCTTAAGGGCATCGCTCTGGTAGGACTTGATAACGTTGTACTTCATGTTCACTTTACTCCTGGTAACAAAATAACAACCCCTGCTGTCCAAATCCCCAAGCCAGCTGTAATCCACGTAGCCACGGTCCACTACCACCACGCTTCCC
The DNA window shown above is from Sphingobacterium thalpophilum and carries:
- a CDS encoding DNA topoisomerase 3 gives rise to the protein MKTIIAEKPSVAREIAGLLGASDKKDGYLTGNGYFVTWAFGHLIGLGMPEDYGISGFDKASLPILPNPFLLTVRKVKKDKGYTADTGALKQLKVIEQLFTKSNSIIVATDAGREGELIFRYIYEYLKCNKPFERLWISSLTEKAIKQGFNNLKDGAAFDGLYQAAQGRSRADWLVGINATQALSIAANNGIYSLGRVQTPTLALICKRYLDNKNFTVKKYWQIQLTHHKAQVDFKSISATKWEEKQLADDTFKAIQRGATATVTSVETKSVTEQPPLLFDLTGLQKEANKRLKLSAEATLNIAQSLYEKKFITYPRTGSKYIPEDMWAEIPNLVRALQNREDCKQALTKIKWGRFNKRIVNDLRVTDHHGLLITDKVPSVLNADENKIYNMIALRLLEAISQSCVKEITDVSLQVLHYDFTAKGCKIQEAGWRSIKGSFTDDGEEPVQELPELHKGDELAIKEAAVLEKQTKPPVLYTEAGLLSAMETAGKEIENEEERKALKNMGIGTPATRAAIIETLFTRNYIQRDKRSLIPTEKGLQVYGLVKDRKIADVAMTAEWELALQKIENNEADAGTFQKEMETYAKSITDELLQTSIASTNQPKLTCPKCKSQQLIIRDKIVKCPDEACNWVQFRTVCGVQISIENVTSLVNKGKTSLIKGMTSKAGKKFDAYIILKENAESSFEFEKNKSSKRNGK
- a CDS encoding DUF3945 domain-containing protein, translated to MSEETTNKKEMPEQLSDILLVLDKEKMKIQAVKSIDENGKMETVDPTKKNQNQFMRVDKSGDFFSNFFSNFFSQLKNPTNFTFFKVPAPVAAEKAEELQKHVDKPTPQGEKVLKEHEVKAEPQPDKKQENQNNMAKAQTTTEASEYRYKPEQIDWDTMKNLGLSKEFLEKRNLLDPLLRGYKTNELLPIGINLGGSILRTDARLSLQQAEDGNVIVAIHGIKREPNLHFEFFGHKFTDEDKKNLLETGNMGRVVNLVNSKTGDLMPSIISIDRLTNDVVALRTEFIKIPDEIKGVKLNEEQKQTLMEGKPLYLEGMISTKGTEFSATVQFNADKRYVEFLFDRSNNNQQAQTNKQNTGQSNQQSQPQEAPRTFRGKELDDEQYNKFKAGQTIYVELKDKKDQPYKGYITFDKDTGKTNFEFPGQYKARVEPAETHKTQTAVNSEGKTNEATKNVQEPLKSGQQRPKNEKQQEQQDNKPAKSKGRKM
- a CDS encoding helix-turn-helix domain-containing protein, which gives rise to MNIDKMEFVAWMERIMDRLDILGNHIDDLQKKRNSIDGEELLDNQDLLQMLKISNRSLQRYRSIGKLPYYTISGKLYYKLSDVHQFIRESFNPPLPKLDANK
- a CDS encoding helix-turn-helix domain-containing protein, giving the protein MNIITVDEEVWKHLNERLKAISEYILKLEDTSYDSLWLNNHEVCQYLHISEKTLWRMRTNGQIAFSKMYGQYYYTIGAIKEMLNANAVQTTDEYVEQLMAKGKSYIEKGRKLKSGNN
- a CDS encoding RteC domain-containing protein, with translation MEIVLNKILSEIQRQEDMLSSQMMQTADEAYQMTLFLKEMLFTIKMKVLQTGFKDERQEINFFKNIKPQILGKLIYYNKVFRIETTCPVSAGRIHQSYFENQLKILKSEYKESISNEDFYRYYRAGRTDRDHSYFRLGKINYHDGLKSSVFEIDLSFSTYYDNKVAHIIANELLYTFLLTKINPEKNPDTISINGDGNKDISWTNSQNALIELIYALYVSKSIAYGKIGIRKLALIFQILFRTPLNDIHHSFHRMKTRAGSRTVFLDQLKISLEEYMDKDL
- a CDS encoding IS4 family transposase, coding for MINLNVFSQILSLIDRELFKDLVSKHKSDKHQKGINSWTHLVSMLFCHFSSADSVRDISNGLRSTTGNLNHLGVVRAPSKSNISYINTHRTHELFKDLYYSVLDRLWQKDTHFRKDLGQLKRKVYLMDASIIPLCLSVFDWAKFRSTKGAVKLHTVLDYDGCLPVFMQITDGKVHESQRAGSYSFSKGSVVVVDRGYVDYSWLGDLDSRGCYFVTRSKVNMKYNVIKSYQSDALKEKGILKDELIELSGAARNKYNSTPLRLIHFWDSTTGNEYHFLTNNTKWKASLVANIYKQRWHIEVFFKHLKQRLKVSTFIGTSENAVMIQIWTSLIGILLLKYLQKKAKYDWNLSNLVAFIRMNIFVKINIWQWIDDPFLRPPIKGKKGQLKIFAD